From the genome of Papaver somniferum cultivar HN1 unplaced genomic scaffold, ASM357369v1 unplaced-scaffold_21, whole genome shotgun sequence:
ttccctttcgattcataaaacaagtttatgaattgtacttcctttaaactaatgtaaaacattgtttcctaggacgaaattttcacccataaccatacataatcacaatagcattcatactattatgtcgatgtcttatgtacgaagttcaaaagataagcgttatacttcgtattgtattccttaatactatgtctaactagagtataatcattcacagcttcgcagttatgttttcaatcacgacttgaaagatacgttagggaatgaaacagttcaagtcaaatattactaacctcaagtggaaggatgatgtcgtcgttgtagatccttacttcttcacattcttcaagtcttcacttaatacttgtaatgtctcatatcctaatactttcaagctaacctatacgaaattgactctagtaaataatcaattgACTCTTTAAATGACCTTTTGTTCACTAacatatgacaactaaacttgacataccaacgcttggtaggtttaaccgagctatgctctaacaacatcctTAGTTAGATTTCGTAAGATGCATTCTAGTTCTTTGCATACTGACCTCTTTGCTTGCTAACTCTTCCAAATGTTTCTTTAACTTCTCCAAGAACTTTGAACAATTTTCTTCTGGTACCATTCGTTTATGTTAATCATTACTACAACTTTATCATCACTTTGCAGGGCTGAGTAATCCTCCTTGAAAAACTTAGTGAACGTGAAAATTCACCTGGCTCCATGGAACCCATTTACATGACTTCTTCTTCTGGGATTATCACAGGCCCAAGTAGCAATTTCATGTGCACCAAAACCCAATTATAAACCGTTAACACCATTATCTTTCCGAAATTAGTATGCTTCACTCTCCCATCCATCAAATACCTATCTAAGTAGGTTTTTTCCCTCAACCCCAGATGGTTTTTTTGCCGTGTCTTTTCTTCCTTGAGTTAAGCATAGCCACAACACTTTCCTATTGCAAAATAATTGGATTATACATTATATTAATTATACCAGTTGACTCATCCATACTAATCGATTACATAGACTTATATTCTTCAAAGAGTCTAACTAGTTCTTGTTTCACATTTTTATAAATCTATCAACCTTATGCATGTCTTTCTCATACAAACACTAAAGAACAAACTACATGCCACATTATTTCTCTCGTGGATCAGACGATCGAACAAAAAATAAGCCAGAATTCATCTTTCCATATTCACCTCAACACTTATGTTGTACTTATCAAACATAAGATCATCCATACTACAAATTAAGTATCTCCTGGTACATTATATCCAAATTGAACTAATTGTTCATGGATGTTACATAAACATGGCCCATTCGAACAGTTACACTGATAAGGTTGTCCAAAAGAGGCGCAGTGCTCATCTATCACACGTCCTGCTTCTTATATTTCTGCCATACAACTTTCATGTTCTTTAAGCTTTATAGAACTAATTATCATCTTCTTGAATAGAATTATGGTGGACTTTTAATGATTTCTTGGTTCTTACATTACTGCTATACAACTTTCAGtaggaaaacaagaaaaaaataaaggcgATTTGTGAACCGACAACAATCACATGTCTGGAGACCAAAGAGAAAATGTTAAAATTCGCCGAGAGATGCATATCAGCATGGAGAGAATTCTCCCCTCAGAACTTACTTTAGAAATACTTTCTCGTTTACCCACTAAATCAGTCCTACAATGCAGAGAAGTGTGCACAGGGTGGAGAGACCTAATTGGTCATCCTTCTAATGCTCATATGCGCTTGCAGCCATTATCACAATTTAACGGTAATAGTTTCTCAAGTCTTTCTTCTCATACTGTTGCTGATGTTGGCATTGGCTTACTTTTTAGCTTTCTATTTCCACCGGAAAACGGCTATCAATTTTACTACGGAGAGTATCAGAACCAGCATAATTATAAACTTAAAAGGATCACCCAGCCTCCCATTGTTAGTAGGTCAGTCGTTGGTTCATGTAACAGTTTGATTTGCTTTTCTGTAGCCAATCGTTTCGGTGTCCATGAACCTAGCTATATTTGCAACCCTGTCACTGGTGAGTACGTAAACTTTCCAAGGCTGAATGTTAAAGGAGAGAGCGAATTTGATGCTATGGTTTGTGGTTTTGGTTACCATCCTTCTACTAACAAGTACAAAATAGTGAAATTATGCTATGTACGGAACCAACCATTAGGGCAGGTCAAAGTATACACACTAGGGAGTGGCACTGGTTGGAGAGACATGGGAGAAACCACATGCTCATTGCGACCTACTGGGGAGACTTTTCGAGGTATTATTAATCATCGATCCCCATTTGGTACGTTGGCAAATGGAGCGCTTCATTGGATTAACGAGGAAAACAAGATTGTGTCCTTTGATTTGGCTAACGAGAACGTATACTTGCTCCCATCACCACCTTTTGACCGGCCTATACTTATGGGGGACTGTCTCAAACTTGTGTCACCGGGGGGACGCTTGTGTTTTGTTCATTCAACGCAAGCAGGAATTGACATgtggttcttaaagaagaaaggGGAAAGCATTAGTTCTGACATGAATGAGCAGGACGATTACGACTCGTTGAACTGGATTAAGGACTTCAGCATACCAATTGGACCTGAAGCAGAGCCGTGTGCCCTTACAAATGGTGGTGTCGTGGTGAAGTTCTACTGGCCGGCCAGGCTATTCTCTTATtattggattaacttcaacatagaagtcactaacaagcgggttaggacaagattaggaaattgatgtaatcctaagggaattagaagtcatctagttctaagaaaaggaaagacatgtaataaggtaataggactaggaaaaggaattcatagttctatatatatatatatatatgatcaccaaagttgtggttgatcataggagcaagattagagcttgtgtttagttttgagagattttctaaacatcaataaagagagttgtctttatataagctaagtttcatcttgcagttgtggGAGGATACCGAAAACACTTGATGCACAAACCTAGTTCAGATTAGTTGCATGCATAGTGGAACTCATATGATTCCCACCACATTTTTCCGTTTATGTTCTAGCGCTTGGAAAAGGTTTTCTCTCTTACGTTTATATGAATCACTGGATGTCAGCATTTGGTATGTTAAGATTTATTTGAAGTGATGCAAATTTAGATCAGTTAGATTACTCTTTTATAGATTGTTTTTTCTTATATCATTCTTCTCTGTCTCTTTTTGCTTGAATTTGTTCATAGCCAATGGTTTTATGTGAGATTTCAAAACATGAACAGGAGAAAATGAACATGAAAAAGTGGAGCTTTTATTCAGAATTTTAGACCTAAGTACATTCTACTTTTAACTAcaattctagaaaacaaaaatccAAACAATAACCAGTTCTTCAAATGACATATAATAAGGGATCATACCCAATCAAATCGCAGCCGAGTAAAAAACCAGAAAACGTCTTGTAGCAGTTGCCATCTAAATCGATGAAACTTATTCCGTATAAAAACATGTTTCCTAGCTTCAATCTTCACACTTTAAGTTTTACTCGTCAGAGGCACGAGGAACTCCCAATGCCTGCAGAAACAAAGAATTGCAGAGGCAAAGATTCATACTAGTAACAAGGGGCACATTAGTGCACGCAAGGATGAGTGGAACAAAAGAAGCATACTAGTAGACTGTTTTGAGAAAGAAAAGTAGATTGATTTACCAAGGTGCGATACTTGAGAGCATAGAACATCTCAAGATAACGGCGAGTCTCACGACGTTCAAGGTTTGAGACATACTTCCAGAATCCATAAACTCCAGACAGTGTCATGAGCCTTTCAGAGTAAATCTGCCATGTATACCTGTTAACAGAACACGGAATTGAAATGATTACAACAAAAACGTTTTACATAAACAGTCTCTGTATTAATCAATCTGGAATCAGTGAATGCGTAATCTGTGCTTACTTCTCGTAAATGCGCTTGAGGCCTTCCCCTGAGACAATGTCCCAGTGAGACGGGTCACTCTTGCACTTCTcgaagaaactgacaagaagctcAGCAGCTTTGTCACCGTGGTATGGGTCAATGTGGAAACCGGATTTTCCATGAACAATGATTTCAGCCGGACCACCATGAAGAGTTGCAAATGTGGGTAAACCACAAGTCATGGCTTCAACAACTGTGAGCCCAAAAGCTTCATAAAATGCAGGCTGAACAAAAGCACCCTTACTGTCAGCTATGTAACGGTAGAGTTCACCGTTTCGAACCCTGTTCATCTGCGAGGAAATCCAACGGAAATCTCCATCTAATTTGTATGTCTCAATCAGTTCATACATGGTTTTCATTTCCGCCTGCTCTTCCAAGTCCTTCGAGTCCTTTCTTCGATCTCCAGCAACCACAACCAGGTTCACCAACTCTCTCAGTTTTGCGTTCTTACCATAAAACTCAACCAGTCCGGTTATGTTCTTCACGCGATCAAGTCTAGCCATTGAGAATATGATTGGCTTGGAACGGTCCTTCAACACACCACTGTGCCATCAAAAACCAGTGTCAGAAATTCTGCGTTATTGACAATGTATTGTAAAACAGCGCAAATTTGAAATGCTGAAGGCAATGCAGAAGTCTTACAT
Proteins encoded in this window:
- the LOC113339643 gene encoding F-box protein At3g07870-like; the protein is MERILPSELTLEILSRLPTKSVLQCREVCTGWRDLIGHPSNAHMRLQPLSQFNGNSFSSLSSHTVADVGIGLLFSFLFPPENGYQFYYGEYQNQHNYKLKRITQPPIVSRSVVGSCNSLICFSVANRFGVHEPSYICNPVTGEYVNFPRLNVKGESEFDAMVCGFGYHPSTNKYKIVKLCYVRNQPLGQVKVYTLGSGTGWRDMGETTCSLRPTGETFRGIINHRSPFGTLANGALHWINEENKIVSFDLANENVYLLPSPPFDRPILMGDCLKLVSPGGRLCFVHSTQAGIDMWFLKKKGESISSDMNEQDDYDSLNWIKDFSIPIGPEAEPCALTNGGVVPMVLCEISKHEQEKMNMKKWSFYSEF